From Myxococcales bacterium, the proteins below share one genomic window:
- a CDS encoding aspartate kinase: MPVLVQKYGGSSVADVDKIGKVADRVVAARREGWDVVVVVSAMGKATDELLALAANVAEAARIASGRPSASAPRRELDMLVSTGERVTMSLLSIAIAGRGEEAISFTGSQSGILTNDRHFDARIIEVRPHRIEDELSRGKIVIVAGYQGMSYRREITTLGRGGSDTTAVALAAALSAERCEIYSDVDGVYTADPRTVPGALHLPEIDFATLSEMSEAGAKVLNAQAVEWARRSKIALHARRTSDPIASAGQAVRETVATAETRTAARAVVGLDRVALVTGAAFDGVLSRAAEIELPLLDVTLGPGGGLATVPLLNVPDWAARRAELATFPATSIVEDLALVSVVGDGLLGTSGLVKLRACLASAGVESLASSGHALRMSALVRREKRANAERALHAAFLE, translated from the coding sequence ATGCCCGTGTTGGTTCAGAAGTACGGTGGTTCCTCGGTCGCTGACGTCGACAAGATCGGGAAGGTCGCCGACCGTGTGGTCGCGGCGCGCCGCGAAGGGTGGGACGTCGTCGTCGTCGTGAGCGCGATGGGGAAGGCGACGGACGAGCTCCTCGCCCTCGCCGCGAACGTGGCCGAGGCCGCCCGAATCGCGTCCGGGAGGCCCTCCGCGAGCGCTCCTCGCCGCGAGCTCGACATGCTCGTGTCCACCGGTGAGCGCGTGACCATGTCGCTCCTCTCGATCGCGATCGCAGGCCGAGGAGAGGAGGCCATCAGCTTCACCGGGAGTCAGTCGGGGATCCTCACGAACGACCGGCACTTCGACGCGCGCATCATCGAGGTTCGCCCCCATCGCATCGAAGACGAGCTTTCGCGCGGCAAGATCGTGATCGTCGCCGGCTACCAAGGCATGAGCTACCGCCGCGAGATCACGACGCTCGGGCGAGGGGGGTCCGACACGACGGCGGTCGCGCTCGCGGCGGCGTTATCGGCCGAACGGTGCGAAATCTACAGCGACGTCGACGGTGTCTACACGGCCGATCCGAGGACGGTCCCGGGAGCGCTCCACTTGCCGGAGATCGACTTCGCGACGCTCTCCGAGATGAGCGAAGCCGGGGCGAAGGTCTTGAACGCGCAGGCGGTGGAGTGGGCGCGTCGCAGCAAGATCGCGCTCCACGCGAGGCGCACGAGCGATCCCATCGCGAGCGCAGGGCAGGCCGTCCGAGAGACCGTCGCCACCGCCGAGACACGCACCGCCGCGCGCGCCGTGGTCGGCCTCGATCGCGTCGCCCTCGTCACGGGGGCGGCCTTCGACGGGGTGCTCTCACGAGCTGCGGAGATCGAGCTGCCGCTGCTCGATGTGACCCTCGGACCGGGGGGCGGGCTCGCTACGGTCCCGCTCCTCAACGTGCCCGACTGGGCGGCGCGGCGGGCGGAGCTCGCGACCTTCCCCGCGACCTCGATCGTCGAGGATCTCGCGCTCGTCTCGGTCGTCGGAGACGGCCTCCTCGGCACGTCGGGCCTCGTCAAGCTCCGCGCTTGCCTGGCGTCCGCGGGGGTCGAGTCGCTGGCGTCGTCGGGGCACGCCCTGCGCATGTCGGCCCTCGTCCGGCGTGAAAAGCGCGCGAACGCCGAGCGGGCGCTCCATGCGGCGTTTCTCGAGTGA